The following are encoded together in the Chaetodon trifascialis isolate fChaTrf1 chromosome 3, fChaTrf1.hap1, whole genome shotgun sequence genome:
- the atf7b gene encoding cyclic AMP-dependent transcription factor ATF-7b isoform X1, with amino-acid sequence MGDDRPFVCTAPGCGQRFTNEDHLSVHKHKHEMTLKFGPARTDSVIIADQTPTPTRFLKNCEEVGLFNELASSFEQEFCKAHEDEQRTKHPAAPLQTPSEVKIENEGPLQVDSSSPGSPDSSSSMSDDSRDSRVRGKDILTKPVASSAPTPTIVRPGSLPLHLSNDSLHPTLPSPTSVITQAPPSNRQLGSPTSSYPLVRHLPNGQTVPLLPSPLQITSVISLARPVNSVPNIPGIPGPPVGGASSGSSSPSGYSLHSETKMRLKAALTHQGTAAQDGAGGGAGSIPAVPQRQEQSQQPSQNSDAPSPAQPQVSPAQPTGGRRRRATEMDPDERRQRFLERNRAAASRCRQKRKLWVNSLEKKADDLANMNVSLTNEVTLLRNEVAQLKQLLLAHKDCPVTVMQKKAAFLAAGGEETSRDTSTESIGSPAAVIQQGPSPPASASSPGATINGLSVRAAEAVAMSVLAGMGSGQPGGIVMATQSQSAPR; translated from the exons ATGGGGGATGATCGACCTTTTGTATGCACTGCCCCTGGATGTGGGCAG AGATTTACAAATGAAGACCACCTGTCAGTCCATAAACACAAGCATGAAATGACATTAAAGTTCGGCCCTGCCAGAACAGACTCTGTTATCATTGCAG ACCAGACCCCAACACCCACACGTTTTCTGAAGAACTGTGAGGAGGTTGGGCTCTTCAATGAGTTGGCCAGCTCCTTTGAACAAGAGTTTTGTAAAGCACATGAAGACGAGCAAAGGACAAAACACCCG GCTGCACCTTTACAAACACCATCTGAAGTTAAAATTGAGAATGAGGGTCCTTTACAAGTTGATTCTTCCTCTCCTGGAAGTCCAGATTCCTCTTCCAGCATGTCAGATGACAGTAGAGACTCAAGGGTGAGAGGCAAG GATATTCTCACAAAGCCTGTGGCAAGCTCTGCCCCCACTCCAACCATCGTGCGTCCAGGTTCTCTTCCCCTTCACCTGAGTAATGACTCACTTCACCCGACTCTGCCATCTCCAACATCTGTCATCACACAAGCTCCACCTTCCAACAGACAGCTTGG CTCCCCAACAAGCTCTTATCCATTGGTGAGGCACCTCCCCAATGGGCAGACAGTCCCTCTCCTGCCCAGTCCTCTGCAGATAACCTCAGTCATATCT CTTGCAAGGCCAGTGAACTCAGTGCCTAACATCCCTGGGATTCCAGGACCTCCAGTTGGCGGGGCCAGCAGTGGGTCATCGTCCCCATCTGGGTATAGTCTGCACTCAGAGACCAAGATG cGGCTGAAAGCAGCTCTAACCCATCAGGGCACAGCAGCACAAGATGGGGCTGGTGGGGGTGCAGGATCCATCCCTGCTGTCCCCCAGCGGCAGGAACAAAGCCAGCAACCGTCTCAGAACTCTGATGCACCATCACCTGCCCAACCCCAG GTGTCCCCTGCTCAGCCAACAGGAGGCCGGCGGCGGCGGGCTACAGAGATGGACCCCGATGAGAGAAGGCAGCGTTTTCTGGAGCGAAACCGTGCTGCTGCCTCCCGCTGTAGGCAAAAACGAAAGCTTTGGGTTAACTCTCTGGAGAAGAAGGCTGATGATCTTGCCAACATGAATGTCTCCCTGACG AATGAAGTTACTCTACTGAGGAATGAGGTGGCACAGCTGAAGCAGCTCCTCCTGGCCCACAAAGATTGCCCTGTCACCGTTATGCAGAAGAAGGCAGCTTTCTTAG ctgcaggaggagaggaaacctCGAGGGACACTTCAACTGAATCCATCGGCTCCCCGGCGGCAGTTATCCAGCAAGGGCCATCACCACCCGCCTCGGCCTCCAGTCCAGGGGCCACCATCAACGGACTGAGCGTCCGCGCTGCAGAGGCAGTGGCTATGTCAGTCTTGGCCGGCATGGGATCGGGCCAGCCGGGAGGGATTGTCATGGcaacacagtcacagtcagctCCAAGATGA
- the atf7b gene encoding cyclic AMP-dependent transcription factor ATF-7b isoform X2 gives MGDDRPFVCTAPGCGQRFTNEDHLSVHKHKHEMTLKFGPARTDSVIIADQTPTPTRFLKNCEEVGLFNELASSFEQEFCKAHEDEQRTKHPAAPLQTPSEVKIENEGPLQVDSSSPGSPDSSSSMSDDSRDSRVRGKDILTKPVASSAPTPTIVRPGSLPLHLSNDSLHPTLPSPTSVITQAPPSNRQLGSPTSSYPLVRHLPNGQTVPLLPSPLQITSVISLARPVNSVPNIPGIPGPPVGGASSGSSSPSGYSLHSETKMRLKAALTHQGTAAQDGAGGGAGSIPAVPQRQEQSQQPSQNSDAPSPAQPQVSPAQPTGGRRRRATEMDPDERRQRFLERNRAAASRCRQKRKLWVNSLEKKADDLANMNVSLTNEVTLLRNEVAQLKQLLLAHKDCPVTVMQKKAAFLG, from the exons ATGGGGGATGATCGACCTTTTGTATGCACTGCCCCTGGATGTGGGCAG AGATTTACAAATGAAGACCACCTGTCAGTCCATAAACACAAGCATGAAATGACATTAAAGTTCGGCCCTGCCAGAACAGACTCTGTTATCATTGCAG ACCAGACCCCAACACCCACACGTTTTCTGAAGAACTGTGAGGAGGTTGGGCTCTTCAATGAGTTGGCCAGCTCCTTTGAACAAGAGTTTTGTAAAGCACATGAAGACGAGCAAAGGACAAAACACCCG GCTGCACCTTTACAAACACCATCTGAAGTTAAAATTGAGAATGAGGGTCCTTTACAAGTTGATTCTTCCTCTCCTGGAAGTCCAGATTCCTCTTCCAGCATGTCAGATGACAGTAGAGACTCAAGGGTGAGAGGCAAG GATATTCTCACAAAGCCTGTGGCAAGCTCTGCCCCCACTCCAACCATCGTGCGTCCAGGTTCTCTTCCCCTTCACCTGAGTAATGACTCACTTCACCCGACTCTGCCATCTCCAACATCTGTCATCACACAAGCTCCACCTTCCAACAGACAGCTTGG CTCCCCAACAAGCTCTTATCCATTGGTGAGGCACCTCCCCAATGGGCAGACAGTCCCTCTCCTGCCCAGTCCTCTGCAGATAACCTCAGTCATATCT CTTGCAAGGCCAGTGAACTCAGTGCCTAACATCCCTGGGATTCCAGGACCTCCAGTTGGCGGGGCCAGCAGTGGGTCATCGTCCCCATCTGGGTATAGTCTGCACTCAGAGACCAAGATG cGGCTGAAAGCAGCTCTAACCCATCAGGGCACAGCAGCACAAGATGGGGCTGGTGGGGGTGCAGGATCCATCCCTGCTGTCCCCCAGCGGCAGGAACAAAGCCAGCAACCGTCTCAGAACTCTGATGCACCATCACCTGCCCAACCCCAG GTGTCCCCTGCTCAGCCAACAGGAGGCCGGCGGCGGCGGGCTACAGAGATGGACCCCGATGAGAGAAGGCAGCGTTTTCTGGAGCGAAACCGTGCTGCTGCCTCCCGCTGTAGGCAAAAACGAAAGCTTTGGGTTAACTCTCTGGAGAAGAAGGCTGATGATCTTGCCAACATGAATGTCTCCCTGACG AATGAAGTTACTCTACTGAGGAATGAGGTGGCACAGCTGAAGCAGCTCCTCCTGGCCCACAAAGATTGCCCTGTCACCGTTATGCAGAAGAAGGCAGCTTTCTTAG GGTGA